A part of Triplophysa dalaica isolate WHDGS20190420 chromosome 17, ASM1584641v1, whole genome shotgun sequence genomic DNA contains:
- the tdrd1 gene encoding tudor domain-containing protein 1 isoform X4: MNPAFAPNLMRPNLPLRRPATGPGLFSPRSPVPLVHEVYQEQLLAKDILEGPKGDAARKENNVVLAKSNSDMAGTMLGPLVKLCNYCSHQGNFRCTRCKKTCYCSVACQTEDWKAHRHVCKPSNPEVASEKAEESTAVSCGNGLGVLQGKDKCIDVQAKRVYLRDLRKNTISKETEIQGTVVELRNPGKFFINLQSVEMMESLKNITSELQKAYSTSFSAPYKPEVGELCAVKFPLDRNWYRAEVQAVDVSRRTASVFYIDFGNEEDVTIDNIRPLSASIDTAPPFALECCVAGVTPLTGTWKGECTIAVRQMFAGKSLTWTVVDVMNDGTLFAVDVPLSTIGKYLSTFLIDQGYAVKVVPDKPQSEQDINSLLTASFENFKRLSGGKNENSEARPPEPLTQGVGDTFTAIVTHIQSPSEILCQKLENASIIQQLQMSLREHCLNTPASENFRPAPGTVCCSLFSEDNQWYRAKVLAYSSEDRVCLGYIDFGNSEEVQLQCLRPITMELLALPTQAIPCCLADIMPPTGTWSEEAILMVKRLVCNRFIRVVIMGKKDGKALVTMNDESSDPQTNARELLVTMGYAVVESVQTTENKEPAVQEQPQMHSLTGPAAEKLEWTCAELPVDGQKVEMVVSTLKSLDEFYCYNYSAGEVHVLTDLTRELMKHCESQRASFSPTVGEPCCALFPGDGQWYRAMVLEVCEVDKARVYFVDYGNSCEVESSQLKAISQFLLKLPYQAIRCWLAGVEPVETQWRKESLQRFQALCVSQPLSGKVLSITEKGYGVELESGGQSIAALLISEQLAKLYGQKQPPPKPATPSNQIEALPTLKPIDQKQPAEETSKVKNRGAENGLAQSTTSSAYFHLNWKTLELPCNEIFQPRVAAVISPSLFYIMNPGKVNAEGLKAVMTDVAKFCSRQSSPTECNPLPGAACCAQFSGDKNWYRAVVLEVTTKHANVIYADYGNMETVPVSNILPITKELLQHPFQIVRCALEGNEHFPSVWPTDVMELFGMQLSGGVVASVQRFNGTSNLLTLTQQSGQDDRDINAVILRALERGQNKTNSKLPAEEKKDPKLSADKKKDTKPPADEKKDQTQTVTTNKTADVKKHDLEDGTSLIQSASYHKKKEPENASEAMTTVECTKPDNVTSSNASTAPPTCCCLDLKRKIDRIEELILLLIKNVGGAK; the protein is encoded by the exons ATGAATCCGGCCTTCGCTCCGAACTTGATGAGACCCAATCTCCCCCTGAGGAGACCTGCAACTGGACCAGGTTTATTTTCACCCAGAAGTCCAGTACCACTAGTTCATGAAGTCTATCAAGAACAGCTTCTAGCAAAAGACATTCTCGAGG GTCCTAAAGGTGACGCCGCGCGAAAAGAGAACAACGTGGTCCTTGCAAAAAGCAATTCTGAT ATGGCAGGGACCATGCTGGGCCCACTGGTGAAGTTGTGTAACTACTGCAGTCACCAGG GTAACTTCAGGTGCACCCGTTGTAAAAAGACCTGCTACTGTTCTGTAGCTTGTCAGACAGAGGATTGGAAAGCTCATCGACATGTTTGCAAACCTAGTAACCCAGAAGTTGCCAG CGAGAAAGCAGAGGAATCCACAGCTGTGTCATGTGGTAATGGGCTTGGTGTCCTTCAAGGCAAG GACAAATGCATTGATGTACAGGCGAAAAGAGTTTATCTGCGCGATTTGCGCAAGAACACTATTTCCAAAGAAACTGAGATACAG GGAACAGTGGTTGAACTGAGGAACCCTGGAAAGTTCTTTATCAACCTCCAGTCAGTGGAGATGATGGAGTCCTTAAAGAACATCACCAGTGAGCTCCAGAAAGCCTACAGCACATCATTTTCCGCCCCATACAAGCCTGAAGTTGGGGAACTCTGTGCTGTTAAATTTCCTCTTGATCGG AACTGGTATCGGGCTGAGGTTCAGGCTGTTGATGTGTCCCGTCGGACTGCTAGTGTATTTTACATTGACTTCGGCAACGAGGAGGATGTTACTATTGACAACATAAGACCTCTCTCTGCCAGCATCGACACTGCACCACCCTTT GCTTTGGAGTGTTGTGTGGCTGGGGTGACACCTCTGACAGGAACCTGGAAAGGCGAATGCACTATTGCTGTTCGACAGATGTTTGCTGGAAAGAGTCTCACTTGGACTGTGGTGGATGTCATGAACGACGGAACTCTGTTTGCGGTGGACGTTCCTCTAAGCACAATCG GGAAATACCTGAGCACTTTTCTAATAGACCAAGGCTATGCCGTAAAGGTTGTTCCTGACAAACCGCAGAGTGAACAAGACATCA ATTCTCTCCTGACAGCCTCCTTCGAGAACTTCAAGCGTTTGTCCGGTGGGAAGAACGAGAACTCTGAAGCCAGGCCTCCTGAGCCTTTGACTCAGGGAGTGGGTGACACTTTCACGGCTATCGTCACACACATCCAGTCTCCTTCAGAGATCCTCTGCCAGAAGCTCGAAAATGCCA GTATAATCCAGCAGCTGCAGATGAGTTTGAGGGAGCATTGCTTAAACACTCCAGCTAGTGAGAACTTCAGACCTGCACCGGGAACTGTGTGCTGCTCGCTTTTCTCTG AGGACAACCAGTGGTACAGAGCGAAAGTTCTGGCATATTCATCCGAGGACCGCGTTTGCCTCGGTTACATAGACTTTGGTAACTCTGAGGAGGTTCAGTTGCAATGTCTGCGACCCATCACCATGGAGCTGCTGGCTTTGCCAACTCAAGCAATTCCCTGTTGTTTAGCAG atataatgcCACCCACTGGAACCTGGTCGGAGGAAGCCATTCTAATGGTGAAACGCCTTGTTTGCAATCGCTTTATTCGAGTTGTCATAATGGGTAAGAAGGACGGGAAGGCTCTGGTGACCATGAACGATGAATCCAGTGACCCCCAGACCAACGCGAGAGAGCTGTTGGTTACAATGGGTTACGCTGTCGTAGAAAGTGTGCAGACAACAGAGAACAAAGAACCTGCTGTGCAGGAACAGCCtcaaatgcact CCCTCACTGGCCCAGCTGCGGAGAAGCTGGAGTGGACTTGTGCCGAACTTCCCGTTGATGGCCAGAAGGTGGAGATGGTTGTCAGTACACTGAAAAGTCTTGATGAGTTCTACTGTTATAACTACAGCGCAGGAG AGGTACACGTCCTGACTGATCTAACCCGTGAGCTCATGAAGCATTGTGAGTCACAGCGAGCTTCCTTCAGCCCGACTGTGGGAGAGCCCTGCTGTGCTCTCTTCCCAG GTGATGGCCAGTGGTATCGGGCTATGGTTCTGGAAGTCTGTGAAGTGGATAAAGCTAGAGTTTATTTTGTGGATTATGGCAACTCCTGTGAGGTGGAGTCATCTCAGCTGAAGGCCATCTCCCAGTTCCTGCTCAAACTCCCCTACCAAGCTATACGCTGCTGGCTTGCAG GAGTTGAGCCGGTGGAGACGCAGTGGAGAAAAGAGTCACTTCAGAGGTTTCAAGCCCTTTGTGTCAGTCAGCCGTTGAGCGGGAAAGTGCTGTCCATCACTGAGAAAGGATACGGGGTGGAACTTGAGAGCGGAGGACAAAGCATTGCTGCTCTGCTCATCTCTGAGCAGCTGGCCAAGCTTTATGGACAGAAACAACCTCCACCAAAGCCAGCAACACCCTCCAATCAGATTGAGGCTTTGCCCACACTTAAACCTATTGATCAGAAACAACCTGCTGAAGAGACATCTAAAGTGAAAAACAGGGGGGCTGAAAATGGCCTAGCACAGTCAACAACATCAA GTGCCTACTTCCATTTGAACTGGAAGACTTTGGAGCTGCCCTGCAATGAGATCTTTCAGCCTCGGGTGGCAGCAGTGATCAGCCCAAGTCTCTTCTACATAATGAACCCTGGGAAAG TGAATGCTGAGGGTCTGAAGGCTGTTATGACTGATGTGGCAAAGTTTTGCAGCAGACAGTCATCCCCCACAGAATGCAATCCCTTACCCGGTGCCGCTTGCTGCGCACAGTTTTCAG GTGACAAAAATTGGTACAGAGCTGTTGTGTTAGAGGTGACAACCAAGCACGCGAATGTAATCTATGCAGATTATGGGAACATGGAGACAGTCCCCGTCTCTAACATCCTTCCCATCACCAAAGAGCTTCTCCAGCATCCATTCCAGATCGTCAGGTGTGCACTCGAAG GTAACGAGCATTTTCCTTCTGTGTGGCCCACTGATGTTATGGAACTTTTTGGGATGCAGTTGAGCGGGGGAGTTGTGGCATCTGTTCAGCGCTTTAATGGGACGTCCAATTTGCTAACTCTGACCCAGCAATCAGGCCAAGATGACAGAGACATTAACGCTGTTATCCTCAGAGCTCTGGAAAGAGGACAGAACAAGACCAACTCAAAGTTGCCCGCCGAAGAGAAAAAAGACCCAAAGCTGTCCGCCGACAAGAAAAAAGACACAAAGCCACCCGCCGACGAGAAAAAAGACCAGACACAGACCGTCACCACGAATAAAACTGCAGATGTTAAGAAACATGACCTGGAAGATGGCACAAGTCTGATACAAAGTGCCAGCTACCATAAGAAAAAGGAACCGG AAAACGCAAGCGAGGCGATGACTACAGTGGAATGCACTAAACCAGACAATGTTACAAGCTCAAATGCGAGCACTG ccCCCCCCACGTGCTGCTGTCTTGATCTAAAGCGAAAG ATTGACCGGATTGAAGAATTGATACTCCTACTCATAAAAAATGTTGGCGGAGCCAAATAG